Proteins from one Triticum aestivum cultivar Chinese Spring chromosome 7A, IWGSC CS RefSeq v2.1, whole genome shotgun sequence genomic window:
- the LOC100037573 gene encoding fasciclin-like arabinogalactan protein 7, giving the protein MKLRAGILPVAMLAIAVLSSPAFAQKTKSPPAPPAAVLPPSPAPAPAPRHVDLADLLSVAGPFHTFLDYLQKTNVLETFQSKANDTKEGITMFVPKDSAFAALRTTTFANLTSDQLKSLMLYHALPKYYSLAEFNKLSSLNPVATFAGSQYTLNLTDNMGSIRIKSMWSNPKISSSVYSTRPVAVYEVDKVLLPMQIFKSDPPLAPAPAPAPADAKSSDDAPSPASGKSASAKAKAGSKSASHRAGVSVASYLAVAVSGGLMMLL; this is encoded by the coding sequence ATGAAGCTCAGAGCAGGCATTTTGCCCGTGGCCATGCTCGCCATTGCCGTGCTCTCCTCCCCAGCATTCGCGCAGAAGACGAAGAGCCCCCCTGCTCCGCCGGCGGCCGTCCTCCCGCCGTCcccagcgccggcgccggcgccgcgccACGTGGACCTCGCGGACCTCCTGAGCGTGGCCGGCCCGTTCCACACCTTCCTGGACTACCTCCAGAAGACCAACGTCCTGGAGACCTTTCAGAGCAAGGCGAACGACACCAAGGAGGGGATCACCATGTTCGTGCCCAAGGACTCGGCGTTCGCGGCGCTGAGGACGACGACGTTCGCCAACCTCACCAGCGACCAGCTCAAGTCGCTGATGCTGTACCACGCGCTGCCCAAGTACTACTCGCTGGCTGAGTTCAACAAGCTGAGCAGCCTCAACCCGGTGGCCACCTTCGCGGGGTCGCAGTACACGCTCAACCTCACCGACAACATGGGCAGCATCCGGATCAAGTCCATGTGGTCCAACCCCAAGATCAGCAGCAGCGTCTACTCCACCCGCCCGGTCGCCGTCTACGAGGTCGACAAGGTGCTGCTGCCGATGCAGATCTTCAAGAGCGACCCGCCGCTGGCCCCGGCGCCCGCGCCCGCCCCCGCCGACGCCAAGTCCTCTGATGACGCGCCTAGCCCGGCGTCGGGGAAGTCGGCGAGCGCGAAGGCCAAGGCGGGGTCCAAGAGCGCGTCGCACCGCGCCGGCGTCAGTGTGGCCAGTTACCTGGCGGTGGCTGTCTCCGGTGGCCTGATGATGCTTTTGTGA